Proteins co-encoded in one Setaria viridis chromosome 9, Setaria_viridis_v4.0, whole genome shotgun sequence genomic window:
- the LOC140220132 gene encoding pentatricopeptide repeat-containing protein At2g44880 encodes MMLPSKHSSILTALICRGRRTFSVASFSRNRRAVSPLAPDDYTFPLLLKEAAAEAAGASGRRSSIEGQKLHAGVIKFGFSSCVYASTALVDFYSKSGDLTSARVVFDEMPRRSLPSWTAIMVGYARSGDMRSAEEVFSLMPEKDTPAYNAMIDGFVKVGDVPSAQKVFDAMPERNVVSRTSLMHGYCMDGNTEAARLLFDAMPRRRNLHSWNVMIRGYCRNRESGKALKLFRELQSQSCPFEPNEVTLVSVIPAITDTGAMDLGRWVHEFARRKGLDRRANVATALIDMYLKCGNADEAKRVFNQLNPKDATCWNAIINGLAVNGHSREALGLFEEMRRNGISPNSVTMIGVLSACNHGGLVNEGRQWFQEMEVLGISKKVEHYGCMVDLLGRCGYLGEAMELIEKMPSGPNGIVLSSLLFACACHGAVDMAEGVMKSAVEVEPRNIGNYIIMRNLYAAKKMWRDALNMKDEINKLGGKKEAGCSLVEIGTSVSEFVSGDKAHQDWEVICDIIGYLRLHMGVPTEEEFDFTGLIF; translated from the coding sequence ATGATGCTTCCCTCAAAGCACAGCTCCATCTTGACCGCACTAATCTGCCGCGGACGCCGCACCTTCTCCGTCGCGTCCTTCAGCCGGAACCGCCGCGCTGTCTCGCCACTCGCACCGGACGATTACACCTTCCCTTTGCTCCTcaaggaggccgccgccgaagccgcagGGGCCTCGGGGCGCAGGAGCTCGATCGAGGGCCAGAAGCTCCACGCCGGAGTTATCAAGTTCGGTTTCTCCTCCTGCGTCTACGCCTCGACCGCTCTCGTGGATTTCTATTCCAAGTCTGGCGACCTGACCTCCGCGCGCGtagtgttcgacgaaatgccgcGCCGATCGCTGCCTTCCTGGACGGCCATCATGGTCGGGTACGCCAGGAGTGGAGATATGAGGTCCGCGGAAGAGGTCTTCTCGTTGATGCCGGAAAAGGATACTCCGGCTTACAATGCCATGATTGATGGTTTTGTGAAGGTCGGTGATGTTCCCTCGGCACAGAAGGTGTTTGATGCAATGCCAGAGAGGAACGTGGTTTCTCGGACTTCCTTGATGCACGGTTATTGCATGGATGGGAATACGGAGGCTGCTAGGTTGTTGTTTGATGCGATGCCACGAAGGAGGAATTTGCACTCTTGGAATGTGATGATCAGGGGCTACTGCCGCAACCGGGAGTCTGGGAAGGCACTGAAACTTTTTAGGGAATTGCAGTCCCAATCATGCCCATTTGAGCCAAATGAAGTGACACTTGTAAGTGTTATCCCTGCAATCACTGATACTGGTGCTATGGACCTTGGACGGTGGGTACACGAGTTTGCTAGGAGAAAGGGATTGGATCGGAGGGCTAATGTTGCCACAGCACTAATCGACATGTATTTGAAATGTGGAAATGCAGATGAAGCTAAGCGAGTGTTTAATCAATTGAATCCTAAGGATGCCACATGTTGGAATGCTATAATAAATGGTCTTGCAGTGAATGGCCATTCCAGGGAGGCTCTTGGTTTGTTTGAGGAAATGCGAAGAAATGGGATTTCCCCTAATAGTGTGACCATGATTGGAGTTCTGTCAGCTTGCAACCATGGGGGGCTTGTGAACGAAGGTAGGCAGTGGTTTCAGGAAATGGAGGTGCTAGGGATCAGCAAAAAGGTAGAGCATTATGGATGCATGGTGGACCTTCTAGGACGCTGTGGGTATTTGGGTGAAGCCATGGAGTTGATTGAAAAAATGCCCTCTGGACCCAATGGCATAGTGCTAAGCTCATTGCTCTTTGCTTGTGCGTGCCATGGTGCTGTAGATATGGCAGAGGGTGTTATGAAGAGTGCGGTTGAGGTGGAGCCAAGGAACATTGGGAATTATATTATCATGAGGAATCTATATGCTGCAAAGAAGATGTGGCGTGATGCGTTGAATATGAAAGATGAGATAAATAAGCTTGGGGGTAAAAAAGAGGCTGGATGCAGTCTTGTTGAGATTGGTACCAGTGTTTCAGAGTTTGTTTCTGGGGACAAGGCTCATCAAGACTGGGAGGTCATTTGTGACATTATTGGGTACCTTCGATTGCATATGGGTGTTCCCACAGAGGAAGAATTTGATTTCACCGGACTTATTTTCTGA